The nucleotide window TCGAAGGCAGGGGTCAAGGGAGCGCCTTGTCCACCGGCCGCGATATCGGCCGCGCGGAAGTCGGCAACCACCGGCAAATCCGCGGCGACCGCGATCGAATGAGGATGGCCAAGTTGCAGAGTCGCGGCTGTCCCCGGTCGATGACCAGGAGTATGCCAAACCGTCTGTCCATGCGAAGCGACAAGATGAACCGTCAGGGAATGCCGCCGCGCCCACTGAATCATTGTCCGCGCCGACCGGCCCATAAACCGACCCAAGGCCATATCGGTCTGAACAAGATCCTCGGTAAGGACCGAGTTACGCTTGGTTGGATCGGTCAGCCGGTTGAGAAGAGAGTGGATTTGGTTTTTAAGATCCGGGGGAAAAGGGACGGATCGGAAGCGCAGGGACCGGATTTTGGAAGACCATCCATCTCCCCGCACTTCCAATAAAATGAGATCCAGGCCATCGGCCGAAGTTCCGGAATTAAGCCCGACAACCCTTCGAACCCGAGCACGGGCTGCTTTCTGTAAACGATCCATGAGATTCAGCCACCGGCCGACCGCCGGGAAAGATTCGGTCGATCCTGCTTATTGGCTGGCACCCGAAATACGGAAGACAACTCCAAGGCGGACATCGAACATGTGATAGGGATCGATACCATGGAAAAGGTCATCCGTCGTGACGTGGTGATAAACCACGGCGGTTGTCAATGCCACCTTGTCACTCTTCTTCCATACAAGATGAGCCCCGCTATTCAAGCCGAGAACTGTGTCGGATTTCTCAAGTCCGAGGTCGCTCCATTCCCAGTTCAGGGCATAGGCTCCAATTCCGAAGGAAAACCACATCGAAGTATTCCGGTGCTTCTTCTGGCACCAGGGAGCCTTCATAAAAACTTGACCGATCCAGGGAACGACGGTGAAGTCAGTGGCCGGTCCAAGACAGCAGAGCTCTTCATTTCTCACACCGGGATCATGCCACGGCTCATCCCCATGTCTGGCCCGGTCACTATGCTTCCGCATGCCCATCTCAACCCCGATGGCCCAGTTGGGCGAGACCGGTTGGATGTATCCCAGCGCCCATCCCGCGGCGGGTTTATAGAGCTCCTCGAGATCATCGGCGAAACCAACCCACATGAAGTCTCCGTAGAGGCTCCCATCCCGCAAACCACCAGCCCATGTTGCCTGAACCCCGAGCAGAAGTGATAGAATCACTGTTGTCAGCCCTAAGGTCCTGATTATCCTTGTGCCTTTCATTCGTACCTCCTGAAGGATCTTCTAGACCAGCAGCAGGCTATCATGGGATCGAATTCCCTTCAACAAAAGCCTCTCTCTTCTTTGCCGAAGCTTGCCGGCGTCGACCTGTCAAAGGGCAACAACTTAATCTATGAATTCGATTCCGGAATCGGCCGGGAATCGACACCCGATTCCTCCAAGGCTCTGCGCAAAAATCCATCATGCCGGGCGAGCAGCTGATGCGCCCGCCGGCGGGTCACCCCAGCCCGACCCATAAGAATCGCCACCTTGACGCTCCCCCCGGCCGACTTGAGGAGTTGCCCCGCTTGAGGCCGGGAAACCCCCGTTGTCTGCTGAACAAGACGGAGGGATCGCTCCCTCAACTTCAAGCTCCGGGCCTGCAAATCGACCATGAGGTTTCCAAAGACGCGCCCGGCCAAGACCATGGCCGTTGTGGTAATGAGATTGAGGATGATTTTTTGCGCCGTTCCCGACTTCATCCGTGTCGAGCCGGCGATAATTTCGGGGCCGACCCTGGGACGGATCACCAGATCGACCTCAGCCTCTTCAGGCCCAGGAGGATTGCAGTGAAGGAGCACGGTCCGCGCTCCCCGGCGGCGGGCCTCTGAGAGGGCGGCCAAAACAAAGGGAGTCCGGCGGCTGGCGGCCAGCCCCACCACGATATCCGTCATTCCTGTCTCGAGACGGCGGATTTCCCTTCGAGCCGGAGCCCGTTCATCTTCGACGCCCTCCCGGGAGCGGACGAGGGTCCCTCTCCCCCCGGCAATCACGCCTACAACTTGGCCCACGGGCACACCGAAGGTTGGAGGGCATTCGGCAGCCTCCAGAACACCGAGGCGGCCACTTGTCCCTGCGCCCACAAAAATCAACCGCCCACCGCTCCGGAAGGCGGAAGCAGCCCACTCCGCCAGTGTCGCAATCTCAGGGAGAACCCCCTCCACGACGGCCGGTACGGTCGACATCTCCACATGAATCCGCTCCACAATCTCCCGGGCTGATAAAAGATCCAAATCCTGGTGCTCGGGATGAACCGATTCCGTGACCAATTCGGCCAGTAGATCGGCGACTGGCTTCCGCGGCTGGTTCGCTCGCCTTCTTTGGGCCATGCTGGTTGATCCTTTCGCACTTGATTTATGAGGAATACTTGTTGTAGTTTAGACTCAGTCTCAGGT belongs to Candidatus Eisenbacteria bacterium and includes:
- the murQ gene encoding N-acetylmuramic acid 6-phosphate etherase: MAQRRRANQPRKPVADLLAELVTESVHPEHQDLDLLSAREIVERIHVEMSTVPAVVEGVLPEIATLAEWAASAFRSGGRLIFVGAGTSGRLGVLEAAECPPTFGVPVGQVVGVIAGGRGTLVRSREGVEDERAPARREIRRLETGMTDIVVGLAASRRTPFVLAALSEARRRGARTVLLHCNPPGPEEAEVDLVIRPRVGPEIIAGSTRMKSGTAQKIILNLITTTAMVLAGRVFGNLMVDLQARSLKLRERSLRLVQQTTGVSRPQAGQLLKSAGGSVKVAILMGRAGVTRRRAHQLLARHDGFLRRALEESGVDSRPIPESNS